One Deinococcus reticulitermitis genomic region harbors:
- a CDS encoding DUF3440 domain-containing protein, translating into MDDLKRPIVSAPGVSAPHPDLRPYRYNPKQAKLRAQEVEEDVLTLARRRMRHIFELFDFVSVSLSGGKDSTVILNLALEAARALGRTPLDVVFWDEECLYSENIAYIRRVARDPDVALRWLCLPVKHRNACSSESPLWYPWAPEDRGKWVRELPPEAITELPGYDFSDPASRLSIPELSGLLFTPQQGNVCQILGIRADESLIRRSAVSRRAEDNYIVKDSGGYSGATTVLHPGNVWKAYPIYDWHTSDVWYAPKLLGWDYCRVYDAMDQLGFTPGHQRLAPPFGEEPMQRLYQYHAIEPALWDRMVFRVPGAATAKRYSRTELYAFGELPDKPRGLPYEAWLRDLVTANFPEKERAQVSKAMRAHLRMHYRKTADTLAPNVEHPLSGYAWAFFVKMAVRGNFKDRRQPSMKSRDEAEFAKQHAKYLADLQPYLDELEEARATTGDAP; encoded by the coding sequence GTGGACGATCTGAAGCGCCCCATCGTGTCTGCGCCCGGCGTGAGCGCCCCGCACCCGGACCTGCGCCCCTACCGCTACAACCCCAAGCAGGCGAAGCTCAGGGCGCAGGAGGTCGAGGAGGACGTGCTCACTCTCGCCCGGCGGCGGATGCGCCACATCTTCGAGCTGTTCGACTTCGTCAGCGTGTCGCTCTCGGGCGGCAAGGACTCCACGGTGATCCTCAACCTCGCGCTGGAGGCCGCCCGCGCGCTCGGGCGCACGCCGCTCGACGTGGTGTTCTGGGACGAGGAGTGCCTCTACTCCGAGAACATCGCCTACATCCGCCGCGTCGCGCGTGACCCGGACGTGGCCCTGCGCTGGCTGTGTCTCCCGGTCAAGCACCGCAACGCCTGCTCGAGCGAGTCGCCGCTCTGGTACCCCTGGGCGCCGGAGGACCGCGGCAAGTGGGTGCGCGAGCTGCCGCCCGAGGCGATCACCGAGCTGCCCGGCTACGACTTCAGCGATCCGGCGAGCCGCCTCTCGATTCCTGAACTCTCGGGCCTGCTCTTTACTCCGCAGCAGGGCAACGTCTGCCAGATTCTCGGCATCCGCGCCGATGAGTCGCTGATCCGCCGCTCCGCCGTTTCCCGCCGCGCCGAGGACAACTACATCGTCAAGGACAGCGGCGGCTACAGCGGCGCGACGACGGTGCTGCACCCCGGCAACGTCTGGAAGGCGTACCCGATCTACGACTGGCACACCTCGGACGTGTGGTACGCGCCCAAGCTGCTCGGGTGGGACTACTGCCGGGTCTACGACGCCATGGACCAGCTCGGCTTCACGCCCGGGCACCAGCGCCTCGCGCCCCCTTTCGGCGAGGAACCCATGCAGCGCCTGTACCAGTACCACGCCATCGAGCCCGCGCTCTGGGACCGCATGGTGTTCCGCGTGCCCGGCGCGGCCACCGCCAAGCGCTACAGCCGCACCGAGCTTTACGCCTTCGGGGAGCTGCCCGACAAGCCGCGCGGCCTGCCCTACGAGGCGTGGCTGCGCGACCTCGTGACGGCGAACTTCCCCGAAAAGGAGCGCGCGCAGGTCAGCAAGGCCATGCGCGCCCACCTGCGGATGCACTACCGCAAGACGGCGGACACGCTCGCGCCGAACGTCGAGCACCCCCTGAGCGGCTACGCCTGGGCCTTTTTCGTGAAGATGGCGGTGCGCGGCAACTTCAAAGACCGCCGCCAGCCCAGCATGAAAAGCCGCGACGAGGCCGAGTTCGCCAAGCAGCACGCCAAGTACCTCGCGGACCTCCAGCCTTACCTGGACGAACTGGAAGAGGCCCGCGCCACCACCGGAGACGCCCCATGA
- a CDS encoding 3'-5' exonuclease — MTQPDDLGLDLETLSQQLADINLPTEKAAAALEALGAPVVSSGDGELQQAMTESDKGLDLPTPEQQAQAVLDRFLDWATDPRLAVLDTETTGLGAGDQVIEIAMVDAYGRTLIDQRVRPTFPVPADSTAIHGITDDDLNDCPTFDQIWPQLKELLWTYNVVIYNASYDLARIGDSLDATMPGWYKASEGVGHSEPFKAWTALCRRIQDRCVMEAYAPVGGNWHPYWGNYSWVRLADACEARGVDTSDLKAHAALDDARATLRLIQGAAQLTPADLPWIGHEDEQ, encoded by the coding sequence ATGACCCAACCGGATGACCTCGGCCTCGACCTCGAAACCCTGTCTCAGCAGCTCGCAGACATAAACCTCCCGACGGAAAAGGCCGCCGCCGCCCTGGAAGCACTCGGGGCTCCAGTCGTTTCCAGTGGAGACGGTGAACTCCAGCAGGCCATGACGGAAAGCGACAAGGGTCTGGACCTCCCCACGCCCGAGCAGCAGGCCCAGGCCGTGCTGGACCGCTTCCTCGACTGGGCGACCGATCCCCGCCTCGCCGTGCTGGATACCGAGACGACGGGACTCGGAGCCGGGGACCAGGTCATCGAAATCGCCATGGTGGACGCTTATGGGCGCACGCTGATTGATCAGCGTGTTCGGCCTACCTTCCCGGTCCCCGCCGACTCCACCGCCATCCACGGCATCACCGACGACGACCTGAACGACTGCCCGACGTTCGACCAGATCTGGCCCCAGCTCAAGGAACTGCTCTGGACCTACAACGTCGTGATCTACAACGCCAGCTATGACCTGGCCCGCATCGGTGACAGCCTGGACGCCACCATGCCGGGGTGGTACAAGGCTTCGGAAGGTGTAGGCCACAGCGAGCCGTTCAAAGCCTGGACCGCGCTGTGCAGGCGAATTCAGGACCGGTGCGTCATGGAAGCCTACGCGCCGGTCGGAGGCAACTGGCATCCCTACTGGGGCAACTACTCTTGGGTAAGGCTGGCGGACGCCTGCGAGGCGCGCGGCGTGGACACCAGCGACCTGAAAGCGCACGCAGCCCTCGACGACGCCCGCGCCACCCTGCGGCTGATCCAGGGGGCGGCGCAGCTGACTCCCGCCGACCTGCCCTGGATCGGTCACGAGGACGAGCAGTGA
- a CDS encoding ATP-binding protein, whose amino-acid sequence MTTAERISLTLNPAPLDVPDLAQPLGAAQQFLARIPRSLEAAAPAPESECGDSACAGGWVEAEGGVRRCPRCAAQSRTRRLADQYARAGVEGTLYQVSWGEVHLEHPSWRLARALGRNIRDVVREGINVAMVGEKGRGKTQAGVLLAKDAIDAEYSALVVDWADWVDDVQSDYTRRVKTQAEHVATLTTPDLLVLDDVGAAATSAGDLERKLFTRVIGQRYNHRRATVVTANLSRSELQDAMGERAFDRIEHACQWIVFNGPSYRAEVERRRVSATLERLQREAGL is encoded by the coding sequence ATGACCACCGCTGAGCGCATCTCCCTCACCTTGAACCCGGCCCCGCTGGACGTGCCGGACCTCGCGCAGCCCCTGGGCGCCGCCCAGCAGTTTCTCGCCCGCATTCCCCGGTCCCTGGAGGCCGCAGCGCCGGCCCCAGAGAGCGAGTGCGGTGACTCGGCCTGCGCAGGCGGCTGGGTCGAGGCGGAAGGCGGCGTCCGCCGCTGCCCGCGCTGCGCGGCCCAGAGCCGGACCCGGCGACTCGCCGATCAGTACGCCCGCGCGGGGGTTGAAGGCACCCTGTACCAGGTGTCCTGGGGGGAGGTCCATCTGGAGCACCCGAGCTGGCGCCTCGCCCGCGCCCTGGGCCGGAACATCCGTGACGTGGTGCGTGAGGGCATCAACGTGGCGATGGTGGGCGAAAAAGGCCGGGGCAAAACGCAGGCCGGAGTGCTGCTCGCCAAGGACGCCATCGACGCCGAGTACAGCGCCCTGGTGGTGGATTGGGCCGACTGGGTGGACGACGTGCAGAGCGATTACACCCGCCGCGTGAAAACGCAGGCTGAGCACGTCGCCACGCTGACCACGCCCGACCTGCTCGTCCTCGACGACGTGGGCGCAGCGGCCACGAGCGCCGGCGACCTGGAGCGCAAGCTGTTCACCCGCGTGATCGGCCAGCGGTACAACCACCGCCGGGCCACGGTGGTCACCGCCAACCTGAGTAGGAGCGAGCTTCAGGACGCGATGGGGGAGCGCGCCTTCGACCGCATCGAGCACGCCTGTCAGTGGATCGTGTTCAACGGGCCGTCCTACCGCGCCGAGGTGGAGCGCCGCCGCGTGAGCGCCACGCTCGAGCGCCTTCAGCGGGAGGCGGGGCTGTGA
- a CDS encoding ParB/RepB/Spo0J family partition protein — MGLSPVLPPAVLAALRAATLSDDGLSLTLTGQLDADTYRRVKKALDTYGGKWNRKSGTHEFTKDFRPHFEHLLSGGKVGADNGGKNPLAFFPTPAPVIEEMCRRIWPWPNGSRFLEPSAGEGAIADFLWNRHSVYADCVELDEDRAQVIRRKGYPVVGSDFLQFTPEQPYDYVLMNPPFTVDGDTQVYIDHIKHALKCLRPGGDLLAVVPGSFAWLTRKRVAEFRAWCAEHAQSPLHEFAPGTFSASGTDIATCLIHLTRPEEADMPRTTKKTAPKPEAQPAQIDFKKLAEETRARMRGEKPAPTRRQGEVEPITLERGDPAEVRGPILADSALSHFTLAELVPSPLNPRKLFEQAPLEELAESILHKGLMQNLVGRVAGDGEVEVVAGGRRLRALKLLAEQGRIPADYPVPVRVQPLSDLEALQLATAENVERRNMTPLEEADAFAGMVALGATPQDIALRFGFSEKTVRQRLVLAEGLGEDGRELFVSGKIGLGQAQVIAQTSGPLRKHVLDRAKEGRSVGELQRTVQQGSFLVEHARFDVAASGLEIIEDLYGDAPARFADPKAALARQLDWANARAEALRGKKEHLFAEVKVEQESYLSLSSDEFRRYGAPQELLGTVLLVSSVTGQVKEERAARAGDIKSHEAKQQAKERAKASSEATGSEGAAIRKSGWEDGHIARATALRSALVGDHKRAVALTILTLLEAEPVTLRASLHHVQAVPIPAGLQRLRELDEKLGGGLGVGDAPQPKNPLTVRFSYGSSGERAARELLERLLTLSLEELLDFQSVLIAQAVGGWSPHNPVHAPYPFVVQLAADTGAKVEFRLTDAHLKAYPRDRLLELAADAGLEAVTQRAANLSTNKDLRAAILQHADELHARGYVPPIARFPAAEEGAEDRQYRADALALVPRLTGFQVGELLEDLGFDPTEDKRFGDEAAERQVLADELGRMDLGELREWDNLRRIARDLGPLAAALAHDLDDGDTPFPVSAD; from the coding sequence ATGGGCCTCTCGCCTGTGCTCCCGCCCGCCGTCCTCGCAGCCCTGCGCGCAGCCACCCTCAGTGACGACGGTCTAAGCCTCACCTTGACCGGCCAGCTCGACGCCGACACCTACCGCCGCGTGAAGAAGGCGCTCGACACCTACGGCGGCAAGTGGAACCGCAAGAGCGGCACCCACGAGTTCACCAAGGACTTTCGACCGCACTTCGAGCATCTGCTCTCCGGCGGCAAGGTCGGCGCGGACAACGGCGGCAAGAACCCGCTCGCGTTCTTCCCGACGCCCGCGCCCGTGATTGAGGAGATGTGCCGGCGCATCTGGCCCTGGCCGAACGGCAGCCGCTTCCTGGAGCCCAGCGCCGGGGAGGGGGCCATCGCGGATTTTCTCTGGAACCGGCACAGCGTCTACGCCGACTGCGTGGAACTCGACGAGGACCGTGCCCAGGTCATCCGCCGGAAGGGCTACCCCGTTGTCGGGAGCGACTTTCTCCAGTTCACGCCCGAGCAGCCCTACGACTACGTGCTGATGAATCCGCCGTTCACGGTGGACGGCGACACCCAGGTCTACATCGATCACATCAAGCACGCCCTGAAGTGCCTGCGCCCCGGCGGCGACCTGCTCGCGGTCGTCCCCGGTTCCTTTGCCTGGCTCACCCGCAAACGCGTGGCCGAGTTCCGCGCGTGGTGCGCGGAGCACGCCCAGTCCCCCCTGCACGAGTTCGCCCCCGGCACGTTCAGCGCCAGCGGGACCGACATCGCCACCTGCCTGATTCACCTCACCCGCCCCGAGGAGGCCGACATGCCGCGTACCACGAAAAAGACTGCCCCGAAGCCTGAAGCCCAGCCGGCCCAGATCGACTTCAAGAAACTGGCCGAGGAGACCCGCGCCAGGATGCGGGGCGAGAAGCCCGCTCCCACGCGCCGCCAAGGTGAAGTGGAGCCGATCACCTTAGAGCGCGGCGACCCCGCCGAAGTTCGGGGTCCCATCCTCGCTGACAGCGCCCTCAGTCACTTCACCTTGGCAGAGCTCGTCCCCTCGCCACTGAACCCCCGCAAGCTGTTCGAGCAGGCCCCGCTGGAGGAGCTTGCCGAGTCGATCCTGCACAAGGGCCTGATGCAGAACCTCGTGGGCCGCGTAGCCGGGGACGGCGAGGTGGAAGTCGTCGCCGGGGGCCGTCGCCTGCGCGCCCTGAAGCTGCTCGCCGAGCAGGGCCGCATCCCCGCCGACTACCCCGTCCCCGTCCGGGTGCAGCCGCTCTCCGACCTCGAAGCGCTGCAACTGGCGACCGCCGAGAACGTCGAGCGGCGCAACATGACCCCGCTGGAGGAGGCCGACGCCTTTGCGGGCATGGTAGCGCTGGGCGCGACGCCGCAGGACATCGCGCTGCGCTTCGGTTTCTCTGAAAAGACCGTCCGGCAGCGCCTAGTGCTCGCCGAGGGCCTGGGCGAAGACGGGCGCGAGCTGTTCGTCTCGGGCAAAATTGGGCTCGGGCAGGCGCAGGTGATCGCGCAGACGAGCGGGCCTCTTCGTAAGCACGTCCTAGACCGGGCGAAAGAGGGCCGCAGCGTGGGCGAGTTACAGCGGACGGTTCAGCAGGGTAGTTTCCTGGTCGAGCACGCCAGATTCGACGTGGCGGCGAGCGGCCTGGAGATCATTGAGGACCTCTACGGCGACGCCCCGGCCCGCTTCGCCGATCCGAAAGCGGCCCTCGCCCGGCAGCTCGACTGGGCGAATGCCCGCGCCGAGGCCCTGCGCGGCAAAAAAGAACATCTTTTCGCCGAGGTGAAGGTCGAGCAGGAAAGTTACCTCAGCCTGTCCTCCGACGAGTTCCGCAGGTACGGAGCGCCCCAGGAACTGCTCGGCACGGTCCTGCTGGTCAGTTCGGTCACCGGGCAGGTCAAGGAAGAGCGCGCCGCTCGCGCTGGCGATATCAAGAGCCACGAGGCCAAGCAGCAGGCGAAGGAGCGCGCCAAGGCCAGTTCCGAGGCCACCGGCAGCGAGGGCGCGGCCATCCGCAAGTCGGGCTGGGAAGACGGTCACATCGCCCGCGCGACGGCGCTGCGCTCGGCCCTGGTCGGGGACCACAAGCGCGCGGTGGCCCTGACCATCCTGACGCTGCTGGAGGCTGAACCGGTCACCCTGCGGGCCAGCCTGCACCACGTCCAGGCGGTGCCGATTCCGGCAGGCCTCCAGCGCCTGAGGGAACTCGACGAGAAGCTCGGCGGCGGGCTGGGTGTGGGCGACGCGCCGCAACCCAAGAACCCGCTGACGGTGAGGTTCAGCTACGGCTCCTCCGGCGAGCGGGCGGCGCGCGAGCTCCTCGAGCGGCTGCTGACCCTCTCCCTGGAGGAGCTGCTCGACTTTCAGAGCGTGCTGATCGCGCAGGCGGTGGGTGGCTGGAGCCCGCACAACCCGGTGCACGCGCCCTACCCGTTCGTGGTGCAACTCGCGGCAGACACAGGCGCGAAGGTGGAGTTTCGCCTCACCGACGCCCATCTGAAGGCCTACCCACGCGACCGGCTGCTCGAACTCGCGGCAGATGCTGGCCTGGAAGCCGTCACGCAGAGAGCGGCCAACCTCAGCACGAACAAGGACCTGCGCGCGGCCATCCTCCAGCACGCCGACGAGCTGCACGCGCGCGGCTACGTTCCGCCGATTGCGCGCTTCCCGGCGGCGGAAGAGGGTGCGGAGGACCGCCAGTACCGCGCCGACGCGCTCGCGCTGGTGCCCCGCCTGACCGGTTTCCAAGTAGGGGAACTGCTCGAAGACTTGGGCTTCGACCCCACCGAAGACAAGCGCTTCGGAGATGAGGCCGCCGAGCGCCAGGTCCTGGCCGACGAACTCGGGCGGATGGACCTCGGCGAGTTGCGGGAGTGGGACAACCTGCGCCGCATCGCCCGGGACCTCGGCCCGTTAGCCGCGGCACTCGCCCATGACCTTGACGACGGCGACACGCCGTTCCCCGTCAGCGCCGACTGA
- a CDS encoding VRR-NUC domain-containing protein, whose protein sequence is MSEAELREYRRRYPHLFPGQAPPAPAPAPEAGLPRSKSNGYANEKAFQADVVRELTTRGWTVWQLYLGSERGGSVHMTKGVPDVLAFRHGGLLLWLELKQPGNKPSAAQLERHEELRRAGLSITVAWTLEQVLQAEAAALSLTPSEETPCV, encoded by the coding sequence ATGTCCGAAGCGGAGCTGCGCGAGTACAGGCGCCGCTACCCGCACCTGTTCCCTGGGCAGGCCCCACCCGCCCCGGCCCCCGCGCCGGAGGCGGGTTTACCGCGATCAAAAAGCAACGGCTACGCGAACGAGAAAGCGTTCCAGGCTGACGTGGTCCGCGAGCTGACCACGCGCGGCTGGACCGTGTGGCAGCTGTATCTCGGCTCTGAGCGGGGCGGGAGCGTGCATATGACGAAAGGGGTCCCGGACGTTCTGGCCTTCCGCCATGGCGGCCTGCTGCTCTGGCTCGAACTCAAGCAACCCGGCAACAAGCCCAGCGCGGCGCAACTGGAGCGCCACGAGGAGCTGCGCCGCGCCGGGCTTTCCATCACCGTCGCCTGGACCCTGGAGCAGGTGCTCCAGGCCGAGGCCGCCGCGCTGTCCCTGACCCCTTCCGAGGAGACCCCCTGTGTCTGA
- a CDS encoding HNH endonuclease encodes MAELPLHGKRGEGKVALCDAADAAFLSQYRWHLSKNGYPRTRISEAGAASRMRDMHQLLTDERGQRYRDHVSGDKLDNRRANLRVCTQQENSFNRCRHKNNRSGYKGVTRWKKQWRATITKDGAQLYLGLFPHPVLAAIAYNAAALALFGPFARVNVLPPVSVLEEVVADAAD; translated from the coding sequence ATGGCCGAACTGCCCCTGCACGGCAAACGGGGGGAAGGGAAGGTCGCGCTGTGTGACGCCGCGGACGCAGCCTTCCTCTCCCAGTACCGCTGGCACCTGAGCAAGAACGGCTACCCTCGCACCCGGATTTCGGAGGCGGGTGCGGCGAGCCGGATGCGCGACATGCACCAACTGCTGACCGACGAGCGCGGCCAGCGCTACCGCGACCACGTCAGTGGCGACAAGCTCGACAATCGCCGCGCCAATCTCCGGGTCTGTACGCAGCAGGAAAACTCCTTCAACCGCTGCCGCCACAAGAACAACCGCAGCGGCTACAAGGGGGTCACCCGCTGGAAAAAGCAGTGGCGGGCCACCATCACCAAGGACGGCGCGCAGCTCTATCTCGGACTGTTCCCGCATCCCGTCCTCGCCGCTATCGCCTACAACGCCGCCGCCCTGGCGCTGTTCGGCCCCTTCGCCCGCGTCAACGTGCTGCCGCCCGTCAGCGTGCTGGAGGAGGTGGTCGCCGATGCCGCCGACTAA
- a CDS encoding helix-turn-helix domain-containing protein: protein MSEPAPEAFRALLAEARQKRGLTWGDLAAQIGIHRDYLLAIADGQERIPSNRVMGALARALELNRDALFAAAGRVPPELYEAAATAEGIGLLREFCRRREVAADVQAITPEEFARREAPNWAHLQGSAVDHVRAQRESVEGTRHAVVGDQA from the coding sequence GTGAGCGAGCCCGCCCCCGAAGCGTTCCGGGCGCTGCTCGCAGAGGCCCGGCAGAAACGCGGGCTGACCTGGGGAGACCTAGCGGCCCAGATCGGCATCCACCGCGACTACCTGCTCGCCATCGCCGACGGCCAGGAGCGAATCCCGAGCAACCGCGTGATGGGCGCCCTCGCCCGCGCGCTGGAGCTCAACCGCGACGCCCTCTTCGCAGCGGCGGGGCGGGTGCCGCCCGAGCTGTACGAGGCGGCGGCGACGGCGGAGGGCATCGGCCTGCTGCGCGAGTTCTGCCGCCGCCGGGAGGTAGCAGCAGATGTGCAGGCAATTACTCCTGAAGAGTTTGCACGGCGAGAAGCACCCAACTGGGCGCATCTCCAGGGCAGCGCTGTGGATCACGTCCGGGCGCAGCGTGAATCGGTTGAGGGCACGCGCCACGCGGTGGTGGGGGACCAGGCGTGA
- a CDS encoding phosphoadenosine phosphosulfate reductase family protein, translating into MTAVPRKQVSAQADWLSAWENAEALCPAPQLDALISRTLAEMEGKFAGQRVAYAWSGGKDSLVIDWLCAQLGVTSCVFAMTNLEYPEFLAWVTNHMPPGLSTINTGQDLAWLAKNPKLLFPQTAADNARWFRLVQHAAQAQYFHRWKLGLLVLGRRHAEGNHCGPNGVYTNREGVTRYSPIRDWPHEAVLALLRREGYSLPPIYGYPRGWQVGTGNWAQRLYTGSREQGWDETWQIDPQIVRQAAEVLPQVRAYLAQRGLS; encoded by the coding sequence ATGACCGCTGTGCCCCGCAAGCAGGTCAGTGCCCAGGCCGACTGGCTCTCGGCCTGGGAGAACGCCGAGGCGCTCTGCCCCGCGCCTCAGCTCGACGCCCTGATCTCGCGCACCCTTGCCGAGATGGAGGGGAAGTTCGCCGGCCAGCGCGTCGCCTACGCCTGGAGTGGCGGCAAGGACTCGCTGGTGATCGACTGGCTGTGCGCGCAGCTCGGCGTGACCTCCTGCGTGTTCGCGATGACGAACCTCGAGTATCCCGAGTTCCTCGCCTGGGTGACCAACCACATGCCGCCGGGCCTGAGCACCATCAACACCGGCCAGGACCTCGCGTGGCTGGCGAAGAATCCGAAGCTGCTCTTTCCCCAGACTGCCGCCGACAACGCCCGCTGGTTTCGCCTCGTGCAGCACGCGGCCCAGGCTCAGTACTTCCACCGCTGGAAGCTTGGCCTCCTGGTGCTCGGGCGCCGCCACGCCGAGGGCAACCACTGCGGCCCGAATGGTGTCTACACCAACCGCGAAGGCGTCACCCGCTACAGCCCGATTCGTGACTGGCCGCACGAGGCGGTGCTCGCGCTGCTGAGGCGCGAGGGCTACTCGCTGCCGCCGATCTACGGCTACCCGCGCGGCTGGCAGGTGGGCACCGGCAACTGGGCGCAGCGCCTCTACACGGGGAGCCGCGAGCAGGGCTGGGACGAAACCTGGCAGATCGATCCGCAGATCGTGCGGCAGGCGGCGGAGGTCTTGCCCCAGGTCCGCGCGTACCTGGCGCAGCGGGGGCTGAGCTGA